AGATTCAAACTCTGCACTTTCTGAACGCTCGACTACACCGGCGGCGTCAACGCCGGGCGTATGGGGGTAATTCCTGGTAACGCCCCTGTTTCCTATGGCTGAGAGAGCATCCTTGTAGTTGAGAGATGAATATTTTACGTTTAGGAGCACCTCCCCGTCCGGGAGACTGTCTAGTTTTCTGGTCGTGATTTCCCTCGTGAATTTTTCATTTTCATCCCTGCTTACAACCATCGCCTTGAAATCATCAGAACTCATTTAAAACCTCCTTCAGTTACGGTTTTTATCTCCGCAGAGATCCTCAAGCGCAAGTAAAAGCGCCTGCGTTCCGAGCCTCCCGTGCCCAAGCTCGCTCGCCCTTTCATAAAGGGATTTAACAAGAGCAAGCCCCGGAAGATCAATCCCCATCCGTTGCGATTCCCCGAGAGCAATCTCCATGTCTTTTATAAAATGTTCAACGAAAAAGCCCGGGTCGAAATCCCTGTCCATTATTCTGGGACCGAGGTTGTTCAGAAGCCAGCTCGAGGCCGCGCCGCTCCCCACGGAGCGAAGCATGGTACGGGGGTCCAGCCCTGCCTTCTGACAATAGATCAAGTTCTCGCAGATTCCTATCATTACCCCAGCTACCGTGATCTGATTGCACATCTTCGCATGCTGACCCGAACCCGCTTTTCCCTGGTGCACGATGTTTTTTCCTAGGAGCCCCAGAAGCGGTTTCACCGAATTAAAAACTTCCTCATCTCCTCCAACCATTATTGAAAGCTCTCCCTTCACGGCTCCTACGTCTCCCCCGGAAACCGGAGAGTCCAAAGAAGAGCAGCCGAACCCAAGCGCCTTTTCGTATATCTCTATTGCAAGGGTCGGTTCGGTCGTGGTCATGTCAACGAAGATGCGGCCGGGCTCGGGCTCAATCAGAAGGCCATCGCGACCGAAATACACCTCTCTTACGTCATCCGGGTAACCGACAATGGTAAAGATAACGTCAGCCTGGCGGACGACCTCGGCGGGAGAGTCGCACCAGGTGGCGCCTTCACTCAGCAGTTCTCCCGCCTTTTCCTTTGTTCTGTTAAAAACAAAAACGCGGTACCCGGCACGAACGAGATGTCCGCACATGGGCGCACCCATGATCCCCGTTCCTATCCACCCTATCGAACTTTGCTCGGAACTTATTTCATTCATTTGCGCTGGGAACTATTGCGATGCGACGCTTTGCCGCTTAAGCATGGGAAGATATTTCCCGCCAAGGAGTATATGACCCTCGCTTGAACCGGCAAGAAGCCTTTGCACGAGATATTCTCTGTCAGGCCCGAGAACGTTAACCCCGTGGTCTGACTCGACAAGGCACAGAAGCTTTATGTCGCTGCCATTTTGGGTTGCGGTCTCGTAAACCGCAGAATAGTTGAGAAGAGCAGCTTCCACGGTACCGCAGGGAAGAGATGGATTCCGGGCTCCGGCGTGGTGTTCACTTCCCCGGAACCAGCATGGGTCAGGGTAGCCGTGGAAATGCAGAATCGACATTTCCTTCTCAATCAGAGAAGGGGCGTAAAGAGCGGAAGAGAGTGCCTGAGAGAGTATAACGTAAGTATCAAAAGACGGCCTTATATCTCTCCTCCCCAAGTCGACTCCTCTGGGTATTTGAAGATGAAGCTTTCCCTTCAAAAGGCCAATTCTGACTATATCCGAATCCGGATTCAAGTTTGTCTTATCGCATCCTGACCTTGAAGTGACAATCCATATGTCCGGAACCTGCTGATACACCGTCTCATCAGCGAGAAGGGTTCTAACATACCATCTGTCGTTCGAGGCCGCTCTTACCTCGTCGGGATTGTAATTCGGAATCTCCTGCAGGGAATTCCACATATTCTCATCGATATATTTATCCCCATCGTATCCAGGAGGCTCGGCAAGCGCTATGAAACCGTACGAAACCCCGGTTCTCCCGTCAAGTATTTTGTTCGCCACATCCCTGTGCGACAGGCGCTTTATCGCATCTATAAACTTCGACCCCGCAGGGAAAAGATCGGTGCTTTTGAGGTCAGCACCCAAGGTAGACAGCTTCTTGGCGTATTCAAATTCCTGCGGGTCGTACTCGCTTACGGAAAAACGCGTCAGAATAGGTGGCTTTATAGGAGCGTATATCTTCGGAATAAGCGAATAGAGCACGAAATCATCAAGCTGATCATGGGCGTATATGGAATCGGAGAGATTCATGTTTATTATCGCGAAATTCCTGCGCGAAACACCTATAACGATCTCCGACATGTTGTTTATCAGGTTTTTCAGGCCCAAGGAAATTTTTCTTTCATAGGTCGTATCCTCATTCTCAAACTCCGGGTCAAGGGACATTATCGTGATAACCTGGGTGTTATAGGGATCCTGGAGATAGCCGACGGTGAAATCGTCCGCCCATCCGCTTATCTTCAGTATGCTGCTGACCGAAAGGCTGTCCTTCCTGACAATCCTGTAGATGTTCTCGGCTACCTTGCTCAGAAGCCATCTGATCGGAGAAAGCTTCTTTTTAACATCTATTACGGCGTTTACCTTCCTCCTAACGGACTTAAGTCCCATGAGCTTGGAAAACATTCCGTAAGATGCGTCCTCGGTGGTTGCGTCTTCCCAGGAAATTACGTTTGCCCCGTTGCTCAGAAGCGAGTTTCTGAGTCTTTCCCTGTAAGCGTTTATCTCGGTGTTTGGGTAATTTTTCGGAAGCGGCTTGAAGGTTACGATAACCCGCTCCGACATCTCAGTCGGATTTTTAGGGTTAACCAGGTTCTTTATCTTCGGCATTCCGGAAAGCGCCGCTATGGTCCGCAGATCTAAATCCGCAATTCCTTGACTTTCATTCATAAAAAAGACAACCTCACACAACCCGCATCAGGAAACAGGCACAGGGGCAAAAAACAGAGCAAACGAAAGTTCCAACCGAGTCCGGACAACCTAGAGTTTAACGATTGCTACGGATTTTTTCAATCTCGCGAAGCATCTCTTCCCGGACTACACCTTCAAGCTTTTCGCCACCCTCTTTTCCCTTTGGAAAGCTTGCGGTATCTATAGGAGGAAGGATTCTGACTACAATATCCCTGTCGGTATTAAGTTCGTAGGAACCCTTTTTCCTTATATCCTTGCCTCCCCATATGATCATCGGCACAACCGGCACCCTTGAAAGCGAAGCCATAAAAAAACCGCCCTGCTTAAAGGGAAGAAGTTCTCCATCCTCGCTTCTTGTGCCCTCTGGGGCAATAATCACTGAAGGCCCATTTCTTATTTTCCTTACGATTTCCCGGACTCTGTTCGTATCTCCAACCGAACCGTCCCTCGCAACGAAATATTGTCCGCTAAGTGAGCACACCCAGCCGATAAAAGGAATCGAGGCGACTTCATTCTTCATGACCGCCCTCCATTCGAAAGGCAGCGCCGCGGAGAAAACAGGTATGTCTAGGGAACTCTGGTGGTTGAACATCACTATGAAAGGAGCTTGCGGGAAGTTTTCAGTTCCTTTTACGTCAAGCCGCACTCCGCAGGACCAAAGAACTGTTTTTCCCCAAGGCCGAACGGAGCACTTTATAAGATGCCTTACGGCAAGAAGTGACATCACGATTCCCACGCTGCCCCAGAATGCCGTAAACAGAGACGAAAGAATTATTGCCACAATGCTTCTTATTTTCTTCATCACTGCTACTCCGTCGCGTCGCAAAAAGAGTTTCCGGGATCCTGGCCTATGCGGGAACTATAATGTTTACTCCCTGCTCCTCAATCCGTATATCATGTTTTCCGGAACGAAGAAGAAATGTCTCCCCGTCCATGTGAGCCGGAAGATCGGTAAAGGTTTCAAACCGCAACTGCCTTGCCCTTACTATACTGACCTCTCGAAGTCCCTCATGGCGGCCCTCAAGCACCTTTTGTATCTTAAAAAGCCTTCCCAGAGAACTCATGTCGCTTATTATATGGATGTCGAGATATCCGTCGAATATGTCAGCCCCAGGAGCTAGGTTGAACTTTCCACCCTGAAAAGGGCCGTTTGAAGCGCCGAAGAGAAGCAGTCTTTCGCCCGCGACATCGACTTCTCCATCCATCTCGGAGAAAAAACCCTGGAACCGAAACGCCTCGATCACCGCTCCAACAACGTAACCGAAGGAACCGAAACGCCTGAGGCCCAGATCCCCGAAATCGTGCGCTACGGCCCCGTCCATCCCTACCCCGAAACCGTTTATAAAGCATTTTTCGTCAACAAAAGCCACATCAGCTTTTCTCGTTCGGCCAGAAAAAATATTGTCCACCGCCGCACGCGTATTAAGGGGAATACCGGCTGCCTTCGAGAAATCGTTCCCGCTGCCTCCCGGAACTATTCCCAAAACAGCTTCGGTTCCGTGAATCGAACTTACGATCTCACTTGACGTACCGTCTCCTCCAAGAGAAATCATGTGGGTAAAGCCTTCACCAAGCCCTTCCGCGGCGATCTTCGCGGCGTGCCCGGGGAACTGCGTAAGTCTCACCTCGTGGACAATTTCTTTTGCTTCAAAAGCACTACGGATCTGTTCAAGTGTTGGCCCAGGCGGTTTTGTACCCGCCTTGGGATTTGCTATTACAAGGTATTTCATCCTGTTCTATTGCTCCCGGAATCGGTGATTACGGAACATTATGATACCCTACAACTTGATTAATAATTGTTTTTCTGGTATTAAAACCAGATTTGCAAAAGGAATTCGGAGGATAATTAATGACAGAAGAAGCCGTAGCTAGCGAAAAACTCAGCATGAAAAGCCTGCTTGAAGCGGGGGTACATTTCGGACACCAGAAAAGCCACTGGAACCCGAAAATGAAATCCTTTATCTTCGGAGCAAGAAACGGCATTCACATAATCGATCTTCAGCAGACCGTCACGCTTTTTAACAGGGCGTACACTTTCGTGAAAAACACAGTGGCGGACGGAGGAACCGTTTTGCTGGTGGGGACCAAGAAACAGGCCCGGGGAATAATCGAGGAAGAATCGGTCCGATGCAACATGCCCTACATAAACACGCGTTGGCTGGGCGGAACCCTTACCAATTTCAACACGATACGTTCGAGGGTTGATTACCTGCTGGAACTGAAGAAACTTGAGGAAGACGGGCAGATGGAAATGCTTCCGAAAAGGGAAGCGAAAAACCTTAGAAGGGAGATAGTAAAGCTCGAAGGGCTTCTGGGTGGAATAGTAACCATGAGGCGCGCTCCCGACGCTATTTTCGTCGTAGATACAAAAAAAGAGCATATAGCCATAAAAGAAGCGAGAAACCTCTCGATACCGGTTATAGCAATCGTGGACACGAACTGCGACCCCGCAAATGCGGATTATCCGATTCCGAGTAATGACGACGCCATAAGGGCGATAAAGCTGTTCACCTCAAAAATAGCCGACGCCTGCATTGAGGGAACTCACATATACCAGGAGAAACTGGTGAGCGGAGAGGTTGAACAGGTAAAAGAAGACAGCCTTGAGGGCGTAGTGGTAGAAAGGAAGGTATTTGTTTTCAAAGAAGCTGAGTCCGATGAAAGTGAGGAAAGCTTTGTTTCCGTAGCGATCTCCGAATCTTCGCAAAGTGAAGACGCTCGGGCACAGAAAGAGATATCGGAGAATACAGAAGATAAAAAAGAGGATTAAAAATGGCTGAAATCAAGGCAACAATGGTAAAGGAGCTGAGAGAAAAAACAGGAGCTCCTTTTCTTGACTGCAAGAACGCGCTTGTGGAAACCGACGGGGACTTCGAAAAAGCTTCCGAGGTCCTGAGAATAAAGGGCGTCGCGAAAGCTTCTAAGAAAACTACCAGAAAAACCGACCAGGGAATCATATCCTCATACGTTCACGCGGGTGGCAAGATCGGCGTAATGCTCGAAGTTAACTGCGAAACGGATTTTGTGGCCAGAAACGACGAGTTTCAGAACCTCTGCAGGGAAGTCGCCATGCAGATAGCGGCAAACAATCCGACTTACGTAAGAAAGGAAGAGGTTTCGGAAGAAGAAGTAGAAAATGAAAGGCGGATTCTCAAGGCAGAAGCTATGGAATCGGGAAAACCCGAGAATATAGCGGAAAAAATGGTTGCGGGAAGAATAAACAAGTTTTTCGAGGAGATATGCCTTCTTGAGCAACCCTACATAAGAGATCCCAAGATGAAAGTCATGGATCTTGTAAACAACCTGATAGCCAAAATCGGCGAAAACATAGTTGTAAAAAGGTTCGTAAGATACCAGCTGGGCGAATGAAAAAACTGGACAATGGGATCCTCTGAAAAAACCATCCCGAAATATAAAAGAGTACTGCTGAAACTCAGCGGAGAAGCTCTTCAGGGTCCTGGTCAGTTTGGTATCAGTTCCGACGTAATTGAATACGTCTCCGAAGAAATAAAAAGCATCTATTCACTCGGAGTAGAAACGGCCATAGTCATAGGTGGAGGAAATATCTTCAGGGGTGTTTCCAGTTCTTCGAAGGGAATGGACCGTTCCACGGCCGACTACATGGGAATGCTCGCAACCGTGATAAACGCGCTTGCCCTGCAGGATTTTCTTGAAAGAAAAGGGATGTCAACGCGGGTGCAGACCGCGCTTGAAATAAAACAGGTTGCCGAACCCTTTATCAAAAGAAGAGCCATACGCCATCTTGAAAAGGGAAGAATAGTCATATTCGCCTCGGGAACAGGCAATCCGTTTTTTACGACCGACACGGCCGCAACCTTAAGAGCACTGCAGATGGGAGCGGATATCATAATGAAAGCAACTAAAGTTGACGGCATTTATGACAAGGATCCTGTTAAGAACAAAGATGCTTCGAAGTTCACCGAGCTCACATACATGGAAATTCTGAAGAAAGGGTTAAAAGTTATGGATGCAACCTCAATCTCTCTTTGCATGGAAGGGAATATTCCCATAGTAGTGTTCGATCTTTTTGAGGAAGGCAACATAGAGAAAGTTATAAGAGGAGAGAAAGTAGGTACTATTGTAAAGAGCGGTACGGAACAATGAGCGAAGAACTGTCTGTTGAAGAACTTTATATTGACGCCGAAGACAGGATGGACAAGACAGTAAGCGTTTTCGATCAGGAACTCTCCAGAATAAGAACCGGCAGGGCGTCAGCAGCTCTTGTCGACACGATGAGAGTTTCCTACTTCGGTGCCCAGACACCTATTAACCAACTCGCCAACGTTTCGGTGCCCGATAGTTCAACCATACTTATACAGGCTTGGGACCCGGGCGCGGTTGAGGAAATCCAAAAGGCAATCGCGCAGTCCGAACTCGGAATAACTCCGTCGGTCGACGGAAACACGATCAGGCTTACTATACCGCCCCTGACGGAGCAGAGAAGAAAGGAGCTTGTCAGGCACACGGGAAAAGTCGCCGAAGAACACAGGGTGTCCGTAAGGCAGATAAGAAAAGATGCGAACAACCTCATAAAGAAAGCCGGGAAAACAGAGAACCTTCCAGAAGATGAAATAAAAAAAGCCCTCTCCGAAATACAGCAACTGACAGATGAAAGAATAAGCAGGCTAAACGCCCTGCTTGAAAAGAAAGAAAAAGAAATACTGGAAATCTGAGAACCACGCGGATTACCGCCCGATAACCCTGATACCATCCATATAGGGGACCAGCACCTCGGGAACCTCCACCGTCCCCTCTTCGGTCTGGAAGTTCTCGACAATCGCCAGCAGAGCCCTGCCCACAGCCACCCCAGAACCATTAAGAGTATGGAGATAGGCCGGCTTGGACCCCTTTGATTTTCTGTATCTTATGTTGGCGCGCCTCGCCTGAAACGCCTCAAAATTGCTGCAGGACGATATTTCCCTGTATCTGCCTTCGCTAGGCACCCATACTTCAAGATCATAAGTCTTGGCGGAAGAAAATCCCATGTCTCCCGTACAAAGAAGAACAACCCTGTAGGGAATACCCAAAAGTTCAAGAATCTTAGCGGCATCAGCAGTCAACATTTCAAGTTCCTCGTACGAATTCTCCGGGTCGGCGAAGCGTACAAGCTCCACCTTGTTAAACTGATGCTGCCTGATTATCCCGTGCACGTCCTTCCCGTAAGAACCCGCTTCCTTTCTGAAGCACGGAGTGTAAGCCACGTATTTAATCGGAAGCATCTCCGGGGGAATTATCTCGTCGCGGTGAATGTTGGTAACGGGAACCTCAGCAGTGGGAATCATGTAATAGTCCGTATCGCTAAGCTTGAAAAGGTCTTCCTCGAATTTGGGGAGATTTCCCGTTCCAGTAAGACTCTCCGTGTTGGCTACGAAGGGAGTGAGAACCTCTGTGTACCCGTGCTGCTTGGTATGAACATCGAGCATGAAGTTTATAAGGGCTCTCTCAAGCCGCGCGCCCGCGTTTTTGTAAAGCGCAAACCGTGCACCTGCGATCTTCGTCGCCCTCGGAAGGTCCAGTATGTCGAGCTCGGCTCCCAGCAACACGTGGTCCTTTACCTCGAAGTCGAAATCCCTCGGTTCTCCCCACTTCCTTATCTCGACGTTTGCCGTGTCGTCCGGACCCTCGGGAACCGAGGAATCGGGCATGTTGGGAACGGTCAGAAGGAACTCCCTGAGAAGCCCCTCCACCTCCACTTTCTTCTCGTTAAGATCCTTTACCTCTTCCGAGAGAGCCTTCAGTTCGGGCAGAAGTTCTGCAAGTCCCTGCTGATCTCCAGACCTCTTAAGGACACCCACCTTTCTTGAGCCCTCGTTTCTCTGGTGTTCCAGAGTCTCAACCCTTTTTATTATCTCTTTTCTGCGGGAATTCAGCACTGTAAACTCCGAGAGATCGGTCTCAAAACCGCGGGTAGCGAGTTTTTCGCCAACAAGATCAATATTTCGCTCAATTAATTTGGGGTCTAGCATCTAAAACACATACTCCGGCAGAACTTGAAAAAAGCAAAAGTCAGGTGTCTAATTTACACTCACAGTCGATATTTTCAAACATCTCGAGACTTTGCACAAAAGGTTCTTTTCGGGTTTAATAACTGGATATATAAAGCTGAAAGAACGTCAGGAGAGAGAATAAGCAATGAAAATACTGGATAACGGAATAGAAATAACCTACTTTGGACATTCCACTTTCTCAGTAAAATCGCCGGCCGGCAAAACGGTGATGATAGACCCGTGGATTGAGGGAAACCCCTCGTGCCCGGAACAGCTCCGTGAAGTCGGTCATGTTGACATCATAGCAGTCACACACGGACATTTTGACCATATAAGTGACGTGATTCCTCTATGCAGCAAATATAATCCCAAAGTGGTGGCAAACTGGGAGATCTG
The window above is part of the Candidatus Dadabacteria bacterium genome. Proteins encoded here:
- a CDS encoding diacylglycerol kinase family lipid kinase: MKYLVIANPKAGTKPPGPTLEQIRSAFEAKEIVHEVRLTQFPGHAAKIAAEGLGEGFTHMISLGGDGTSSEIVSSIHGTEAVLGIVPGGSGNDFSKAAGIPLNTRAAVDNIFSGRTRKADVAFVDEKCFINGFGVGMDGAVAHDFGDLGLRRFGSFGYVVGAVIEAFRFQGFFSEMDGEVDVAGERLLLFGASNGPFQGGKFNLAPGADIFDGYLDIHIISDMSSLGRLFKIQKVLEGRHEGLREVSIVRARQLRFETFTDLPAHMDGETFLLRSGKHDIRIEEQGVNIIVPA
- a CDS encoding NAD(P)-dependent oxidoreductase; this encodes MNEISSEQSSIGWIGTGIMGAPMCGHLVRAGYRVFVFNRTKEKAGELLSEGATWCDSPAEVVRQADVIFTIVGYPDDVREVYFGRDGLLIEPEPGRIFVDMTTTEPTLAIEIYEKALGFGCSSLDSPVSGGDVGAVKGELSIMVGGDEEVFNSVKPLLGLLGKNIVHQGKAGSGQHAKMCNQITVAGVMIGICENLIYCQKAGLDPRTMLRSVGSGAASSWLLNNLGPRIMDRDFDPGFFVEHFIKDMEIALGESQRMGIDLPGLALVKSLYERASELGHGRLGTQALLLALEDLCGDKNRN
- the tsf gene encoding translation elongation factor Ts, yielding MAEIKATMVKELREKTGAPFLDCKNALVETDGDFEKASEVLRIKGVAKASKKTTRKTDQGIISSYVHAGGKIGVMLEVNCETDFVARNDEFQNLCREVAMQIAANNPTYVRKEEVSEEEVENERRILKAEAMESGKPENIAEKMVAGRINKFFEEICLLEQPYIRDPKMKVMDLVNNLIAKIGENIVVKRFVRYQLGE
- the rpsB gene encoding 30S ribosomal protein S2; its protein translation is MTEEAVASEKLSMKSLLEAGVHFGHQKSHWNPKMKSFIFGARNGIHIIDLQQTVTLFNRAYTFVKNTVADGGTVLLVGTKKQARGIIEEESVRCNMPYINTRWLGGTLTNFNTIRSRVDYLLELKKLEEDGQMEMLPKREAKNLRREIVKLEGLLGGIVTMRRAPDAIFVVDTKKEHIAIKEARNLSIPVIAIVDTNCDPANADYPIPSNDDAIRAIKLFTSKIADACIEGTHIYQEKLVSGEVEQVKEDSLEGVVVERKVFVFKEAESDESEESFVSVAISESSQSEDARAQKEISENTEDKKED
- a CDS encoding UMP kinase, whose translation is MGSSEKTIPKYKRVLLKLSGEALQGPGQFGISSDVIEYVSEEIKSIYSLGVETAIVIGGGNIFRGVSSSSKGMDRSTADYMGMLATVINALALQDFLERKGMSTRVQTALEIKQVAEPFIKRRAIRHLEKGRIVIFASGTGNPFFTTDTAATLRALQMGADIIMKATKVDGIYDKDPVKNKDASKFTELTYMEILKKGLKVMDATSISLCMEGNIPIVVFDLFEEGNIEKVIRGEKVGTIVKSGTEQ
- a CDS encoding ribosome recycling factor; protein product: MSVEELYIDAEDRMDKTVSVFDQELSRIRTGRASAALVDTMRVSYFGAQTPINQLANVSVPDSSTILIQAWDPGAVEEIQKAIAQSELGITPSVDGNTIRLTIPPLTEQRRKELVRHTGKVAEEHRVSVRQIRKDANNLIKKAGKTENLPEDEIKKALSEIQQLTDERISRLNALLEKKEKEILEI
- the serS gene encoding serine--tRNA ligase — protein: MLDPKLIERNIDLVGEKLATRGFETDLSEFTVLNSRRKEIIKRVETLEHQRNEGSRKVGVLKRSGDQQGLAELLPELKALSEEVKDLNEKKVEVEGLLREFLLTVPNMPDSSVPEGPDDTANVEIRKWGEPRDFDFEVKDHVLLGAELDILDLPRATKIAGARFALYKNAGARLERALINFMLDVHTKQHGYTEVLTPFVANTESLTGTGNLPKFEEDLFKLSDTDYYMIPTAEVPVTNIHRDEIIPPEMLPIKYVAYTPCFRKEAGSYGKDVHGIIRQHQFNKVELVRFADPENSYEELEMLTADAAKILELLGIPYRVVLLCTGDMGFSSAKTYDLEVWVPSEGRYREISSCSNFEAFQARRANIRYRKSKGSKPAYLHTLNGSGVAVGRALLAIVENFQTEEGTVEVPEVLVPYMDGIRVIGR
- a CDS encoding 1-acyl-sn-glycerol-3-phosphate acyltransferase, whose translation is MKKIRSIVAIILSSLFTAFWGSVGIVMSLLAVRHLIKCSVRPWGKTVLWSCGVRLDVKGTENFPQAPFIVMFNHQSSLDIPVFSAALPFEWRAVMKNEVASIPFIGWVCSLSGQYFVARDGSVGDTNRVREIVRKIRNGPSVIIAPEGTRSEDGELLPFKQGGFFMASLSRVPVVPMIIWGGKDIRKKGSYELNTDRDIVVRILPPIDTASFPKGKEGGEKLEGVVREEMLREIEKIRSNR
- a CDS encoding non-ribosomal peptide synthase; protein product: MNESQGIADLDLRTIAALSGMPKIKNLVNPKNPTEMSERVIVTFKPLPKNYPNTEINAYRERLRNSLLSNGANVISWEDATTEDASYGMFSKLMGLKSVRRKVNAVIDVKKKLSPIRWLLSKVAENIYRIVRKDSLSVSSILKISGWADDFTVGYLQDPYNTQVITIMSLDPEFENEDTTYERKISLGLKNLINNMSEIVIGVSRRNFAIINMNLSDSIYAHDQLDDFVLYSLIPKIYAPIKPPILTRFSVSEYDPQEFEYAKKLSTLGADLKSTDLFPAGSKFIDAIKRLSHRDVANKILDGRTGVSYGFIALAEPPGYDGDKYIDENMWNSLQEIPNYNPDEVRAASNDRWYVRTLLADETVYQQVPDIWIVTSRSGCDKTNLNPDSDIVRIGLLKGKLHLQIPRGVDLGRRDIRPSFDTYVILSQALSSALYAPSLIEKEMSILHFHGYPDPCWFRGSEHHAGARNPSLPCGTVEAALLNYSAVYETATQNGSDIKLLCLVESDHGVNVLGPDREYLVQRLLAGSSEGHILLGGKYLPMLKRQSVASQ